Within the Synergistaceae bacterium genome, the region TACCGTGGGCCTTCTGCACGACGCTCTGGACGAAGGGAAGCGCGTGTTGCTGGAGGGAGCTCAGGCGACTCTGCTGGACATCGACCACGGAACATATCCCTACGTGACCAGCTCCTCCACCTCGGCAGCCGGCGGTTTTACGGGAACGGGGCTGCCCATTTCCTCCGTGGATCGCGTGATCGCCGTGGTCAAAGCCTACACCACCCGGGTGGGAGAAGGCCCCATGCCCACGGAAGATAAAGAGGAAATCGGAGAAACCCTGCGAACCAAAGGGGGAGAGTTTGGAGCCACCACCGGGCGTCCGCGCCGCTGCGGGTGGCTGGACATGGTGGGCCTGCGTTACGCGGTACGCCTGAACGGCGCCAGCGCCATCGCTCTCACCAAACTCGACGTTCTGACGGGGATGAAAGAAATACAGGTCTGCACAGCCTACGAGCTGAACGGGACGAAAGTGGATCGTTTTAACCCGGCGGCCAGCGTTCTGGGGGAATGCCGCCCTCTGTACGAATCGATGCCGGGATGGCAGGAGGATATTTCGGGCTGCACCACCTTCGAATCCCTGCCCGCCGCGGCGCAGGCCTACGTCCAATACATCGAAAAGCATCTGGATACTCCGGTGAAGCTGATCGGTGTTGGCGGAGACCGGTTACAGACGATCAATCGGGGCCTTTAGCCCTGTAAAAAACTCTGCGCCTCGCTCCTCGCCGCCGTATCACCCTGACGCGTCCGGAGCGAGGTCCTTTTTTCGAAAGAGATACGATGATTCTCACCGACATCCGTTTTTGTACAACAGAAGACATCGATCAAATTCTTCAGATCGATCGAACTTCGCCGTGGCCCTGGCCGGAAAAAGTCATCCAGCAGGATCTCTCCGACAGAAGCGGAGAAGTGACCTATCTGGGAGCTTTTTCCTCCCTGGGAGACAGGCTTTTGGGGTACGCGGTCCTTGGCGAGGAAAAGGGAGAGGGGTTGCTGATGAACCTGGTGGTCATTCCGGAATACCGGCGGCAGAGCATCGGGCAACAACTCGTTTTCGCCGTGGGAGAATGCGCGGAAAGCCTTGGGTTTACCAGACTGTCCCTGAGGGTCCGCTATTCCAACCACGGGGCGCTCAAACTCTACAGAGGTCTGGGCTTCAAAAACGACGCCAGACGCGAAAGTTTCTACAGTGACGGAGACATGGCCTATTTCATGAGTCGAAGTCTGCCCGTTTCGCTTCAGGAAGACAGACGGCCGTGAAAAAAACGGGAATGCCCTCCGGCGGGCTTCATGAAAAAAACAAAGAATCTCACTCCTCAAAAGCCTATATTCCCTTTGAGGATGGCTCCGCAATCGCCTTCGACGGCATAAGATTCACCATCCACAAACGCCCGGTGGAGATCGACGCGGATCTCAGCACGCTCACCGACGGTCAGGCCGCCGCCGCCTGGCGGGAGCACCGGAGAGAAATTGTCCGGGCTTTGGAGTCCGCCTGGTGGAAGCTGGAAGAACGCCGCAAACACGAGGAAACCAAAAAGGTATATTCTAAACTGCCTGTACCGCCGCACTGATCACCTTCACCGCGACGTCAATACCCGTAAAGCTGGTGTTGAGAGAGAGGTCATAGGACTTCAGGTCTCCCCACACCTCGTTTGTATAATGCTCGTAGTAGTTTTTTCTTCCCTTGTCCACCTGGGCGATCTGAGCTTCCACTTTGTCTTCAGCCATGCCGTAGTCCTCAACGATACGGCGGCAGCGATCTTTAACGTCTCCATAGAGGAACACCCGAAAAAGTCTCGGGCGTTCACGCAGGATATAATTTGCGCAGCGTCCTATGATGACGCAATTTCCCTGCTCTGCGATCTCCTCAATGACCTTCGACTGCGCAAAAAAAATCTGATCGCTGATGGGGACGCTGACCTGAGAAAACATACTCGTCGAGACATATCCGCCGATCGACAGATTGAACAGAAATTTACTGCGGGCTTCTTCTTCCGCGTTTTCGAAAACCTGCGGATCCAGTCCGCTTTTTCCCGCAGCCAGGCTGATCAGCCGGCTGTCATAGAAAGTGAATCCCAATTTCTCGGCAAGTCTCTCCCCTATCAGCCGTCCTCCGCTTCCAAATTCTCTGCTGATGGTGATGACGAGATTTTCCATGACCTCTCCCCCTTCCTTTTTGTTTCATGCCAATCAAATTCCCATGTCGTCTTAAATTATAATACACAGAACCGTACGGGGAAAAAAGATGCTTTTTATTGAAATTTCCTGGCGTATTTTGCCCGCGAAGAATATATTTCCCCCGTCTTCCCGATTACTTTTTGTTTGTTTTCGTTATATGATTGTGCCGTTGTATCAGACTGGCGTCACGCGTAAAAATTTTTCCGTTGAAAAACTGCACGATTATCACTGTTGAGGGTGGAGGTGTATGGTTATGTCCAAAAAAATCACAAAACAACTGATTGTAACAGGGTTATTGTTGATGTTCTGCCTGCCTGCTGCAGCGGCGGACCTTCCCGCCAGCGGAGACGTCGACGGCCGTCTGCATGAGCTGGACAACCGTGCGGAGGCTCTGACAAAACGCGAGAATGAAATCAAAGCTCAGGCCGAAGCTCTGACAAAACGGGAATCCGACGCCAAAGCCAAAGAAGAAGCTCTGACAAAGCGCGAAGGTGAACTGAAAACCGGGGAAGATAACCTCTCCCGGCAGACAAACGACGCCAAAACCAAAGAGGAAGCCCTGGCGAAGCGCGAGAACGAAATCAAAGCTCAGGCCGAAGCCCTGACAAAGCGGGAAACCGACGCCAAAACCAAAGAGGAAGCCCTGACAAAACGCGAGAACGAAGCCAAGGCTCAGGCCGAAGCCCTGACAAAACGGGAAACCGAAGCCAAAACCAAAGAAGAAGCTCTGACGAAGCGCGAGAACGAAACCAAAGCTCAGGCCGAAGCTCTGACAAAACGCGAAACCGACGCCAAAACCAAAGAAGAAGCTCTGGCAAAGCGCGAGAACGACTCCAAAGCCAAAGAGGAAGCCCTGGCAAAGCGCGAGAACGAAATCAAAGCTCAGGCCGAAGCTCTGGCAAAACGCGAAACGGAACTTCAGGATCGTGAAAAAACTCTCGCTCAGCACGAAACGGACCTGAACGCCAGAGACGACGCCCTGAAAGCGCGCGAAGCCACTTTTGAGTCCCGCATTGCAGCCCAGTCCCGCCAGGAAGCCGAAGCGAAAGCCCGACGTGAAACTCAGGCAAAACGTGAAGCTGCGGAGCGAAAGGCGGACAGCCAGCGCAAAGCTCAACTGTCGGAAGCCGCCGCGCTGGTTCGGGCCGGAGACAGGCTTGCGAAAGACAGACGCTACGCGGAAGCTCTGCAAAAATACGAGCAGGCCTGGCGCATTTCTCCGTCGGAAGAAACGGGCATCCGCAGGGACAACGCCCGTCGCGCGGCGGCAGAGGCAAAAAAATAGCGCAAAACGCCTTTTTCCTTTAAACTGGAGAAACTGTTAAAATGTGAATTGTCATTTTATATTGTATTTTGCAGAAAGAAGGTAGAACATGGCGAATATGATCGAAATACGTTGGCACGGGAGAGGCGGACAGGGAGCGAAAACAGCGTCGCTTTTGCTGGCGGACGCGGCGTTCAACACCGGTAAATTCGTTCAGGGTTTCCCGGAATACGGGCCGGAAAGGATGGGCGCGCCCATCACGGCCTACAACCGGATCAGCGACGAGCGATGCACGATCCACTCCAACATCTATGATCCGGACTACGTCGTCGTCGTGGACGCAACTCTTCTTTCGGCGGTCGATGTGACCAGGGGGCTGAAACCCAACGGGGCCATCATCATCAATTCCGACAAATCGCCGGAAGAACTGCGGCCGCTGCTGAAGGGATACACCGGTAAGGTCTGCACCATCGACGCCGCGAAAATTTCCGAGGAAGAGCTGGGGCGGAACTTTCCCAATACGCCGATGCTGGGCGCGGTGGTCAAGGTCAGCGGAATCATCCCGGAGGAGGAATTTGCCGCCGACATGGAGGGGTCGTTCAAACACAAATTCGCCACGAAACCTCAGGTCATCGAGGGGAACATGAAGGCGCTGAAACGATCGATGAAAGAGGTGAAGGGACTGTGAGTAAATACGTACCGGCTTCTCAGATCAACGACCAGGTCACCTGGCAGGACATCAGCCCTGGCGGGGATATTCGCGAGAGCGGCAACGCGACGCTGGTAAACACCGGAAACTGGCGGACGATGATCCCCACTTACGTTGAGTCGAAGTGCAAACAGTGTATGCTCTGCGTGCCGGTCTGCCCGGATGTATCAATTCCGGTCAAGGACGGCAAACGCCTGAACTTCGATTACGAGCACTGCAAGGGATGCGGCATCTGTTACAAAGTGTGTCCTTTCGGCGCCATTACCTTTGCAAAGGAGGAAAAGTGATGGGTATCCGCGAGCGACTTTCCGGCAACGAGGCCGTGGCCTTTGCCATGAAACAGATTAACCCGGACGTCATGGGAGCCTTCCCGATTACGCCCTCCACCGAAATTCCTCAATATTTTTCTCAATATGTGGCCAACGGCGAAGTGGACACCGAATTTGTGGCCGTGGAGTCGGAACACAGCGCCATGTCCTGCTGCATCGGCGCTCAGGCCGCCGGGGGACGGGCCATCACCGCCACCTCCTCCTGCGGGCTGGCCTTCATGTGGGAAATGCTGTACGTGGCGGCGTCCTGCCGTCTGCCCATCACTCTGGCCTGCGTCAACCGCTCTCTTTCCGGCCCCATCAATATCAACAACGACCACAGCGACTCCATGGGCGCCCGAGATTCCGGCTGGATTCAGCTCTACGCCGAAACCAATCAGGAAGCCTACGACAACTTCTGCATGGCCATGCGCATCGGCGAGCATCCCGACGTTCGCCTGCCGGTCATGACCTGTCAGGATGGATTCATCACCTCCCACGCCATCGAAAACATCGACCTGCTTGAGGACGACAAAGTCAAAGCCTTCGTCGGAGAATACAAGCCGGAATGCTCCCTTTTGAACGGTCCTCTCTCCATCGGCCCCTACGACACCCCCGCCTACTTCATGGAGCATAAATATCAGCAGGCTCTGGCCATGAGAAACGCCAAAAAAGTCATTCTGGACGTGGCAAAGGAGTTCAAGGCCATTTCCGGACGGGAATATGGCCTCTTCGAGGAGTACCGGATGGACGACGCCGAGCGGGCCATTGTCCTCATCGGCTCCAGCGCGGGAACGGCCAAGGCCATGGTCAACGAACTGCGGGGCAAAGGCGAAAAGGTCGGGCTGATAAAACTGCGTTCCTTCCGCCCATTCCCCTCGGCGGAGCTGGCCCATGCCCTTGCCAAAATGAAGGCGGTGGCCGTTCTGGACAAGGCCGAAAGTTTTTCGTCGGCGGGAGGTCCGATTTTCGCCGAGACCCGCAGCGCCTGTTACAACCTTCCCAACGCTCCTAAAATGGTGAATTATATCTACGGTCTTGGCGGACGGGACGTCAAGGTGGAAGACATCGCCTTCGTGTACAATCGGCTGGCCGAAATCGTAAAAACAGGTTCTGAGGGCGATGTGTATCGTTATCTCGCCGTGAGAGGGCAGGAGGTATAAATCATGGCTTACGATCTGAGACAGGAACTTTCCAAGCCGGAACGAATCTCCGGCGGACATCGGATGTGCGCCGGCTGCGGCTCTCCGGTGGCGATTCGAGGCGTGCTGCGGGCGCTCAATCCCGAAGATAAGGCGGTCATTGGCGTGGCGACGGGATGTCTGGAGGTTTCCACCATTATGTATCCCTACACCGCCTGGAAGGACAGCGCCATCCACACCGCGTTTGCCTGCGCCGGAGCCACCACCAGCGGCGCTGAAGCCTGCTACAAGGCGTTGAAAAAGAAGGGTAAAATCAATGAGACCCGCAAATTCATCACCTTCGGCGGTGACGGCGGGACCTACGACATCGGTTTCCAGTCCCTTTCCGGAGCGATGGAGCGTGGACACGACATGGTTTACGTCTGCTACGACAACGAAGCGTACATGAACACGGGTATTCAACGGTCCTCCTCGACGCCTCTTTTCGCCGACGCAACCACGTCCCCGGCAGGTACGGCCATAGCCGGCAAACAGCAGATGAAAAAGGACCTGACGGAGGTCATGGCGGCGCACAACATCCCTTATGTGGGCCAGACCACCTTTGTCGGCAACATGAAAGACCTTCACGAGAAGGCTCATAAAGCCATTTATACGCCGGGAGCCGCCTTTTTGAACATCATGGCCCCCTGCCCTCGGGGCTGGCGCTACCCCACGGAAGAGCTGATGAACATCTGCCGGCTGGCGGTGGAAACCTGTGTCTGGCCTCTGTACGAAGTGGTCGAGGGAAAATGGATCCTCTCCTATCAGCCCAAAAAGAAACTGCCGGTGGAGGATTATCTTCGGCCCCAGGGACGTTTCGCCCACCTGTTCCACAAGGGCAACGAGTGGATGATCGAGTCCTGGCAGAAAGCCGTCGACAAAAAGTGGGAGACGCTGCTCAAAAAGTCGGCGTAATCCAAAGACTCTAAAGAGGCGTGACTGCGGTCGCGCGATTGCTGTCGAAAAAATCCGGCAAGATGTCCCCTGACCTCTCAGGGGAATATCTTGTCGGAAAACTGTGCGTCAAACGTATTTATAATGTGTAAAAATCGGTATACAATAAGGCCAAAGGGGGGACCGCTTTGGCGCAGGCTACCATAAACGTGAGAATCGACGAAGACGTGAAGAAATCCTTTGACGCTTTTTGCGCGGAAGTGGGGTTGAATGCGTCTGTCGCTGTGAATATGTTCATCCGCGCCGTCCTCAGATCCCGCAGTATTCCGTTTGAAATCACGGACGCGATGGACGATGTTTCAAAAGAAGAGGTATTGGCGCAAGCCCTTCGCGCGACCTTGCTCGCACGGCTCAAAGAGGGTGAGGAAGCGGAACGCTGGATCGGTCATGAAACGGTGATGCGGGACGCGCGTAAAATCGTGGGCTCGGCTCGCGGTTCAAAGCAGACGGATATGTAATTGTAATGCCGAAATACAAAGTCGTTTATTTGGAGTCCGCTCGGCGCGACATCGGAGAAGCTGTTTTCTACATAGCGGACACTCTGCGAAACCCAGCTGCGGCGGAGAGCCTTCTCGATTCGATAGACGAAAAAACGCGCATTTTACGCGAGGGACTTTGGAAAGGACAATCTCTGAAAAATCATTCAAGCGGATTGTTTGCTGACGTCGATTTGAGTTGGTGCCGCGTGAGGAATTACTACCTCTTTTTTAGGATCGACGAGCGAGAAAAAGTGATTCGTGTCTATCATTTTTCGCATAAGCTGCGAGGTTTGGCGCACGTCCTCAAAGAAACAGAATCTTTTTGAGTGCCGCAGGTTGGGTTCGAGTGTAAATTCCAAGCCTTCCCGAATTAACACGGGAAGGCTCTTTTTATCGCCGTCCGGTTCATACCAATTTGAAGTAAAAGGCCTAAAGTTAGAATAGCTAAAAGCAATGATATTCAAACATTAGCTTCTTCATTAACACTCGATTGAAAGCAAATTGGCATCACTCCGTGAAGAACTCCCGACCCAACAAATCCGTCGAGGCCAGCGGTCCCTGGAGGCGCTGTATCGGAATACTGCCCCCCACAAGCATGTCCCCGTTCCCCAAAAGAGACTGGGCCTGCCCAACCCCCTCGCCCAGGATAATCTGACTGTTGGTTTGACTGGTCACTTTCAGGGCGACGCGCAACTGCAGGTTCGCCTTGATGACGCCGGTCACCACTTTGGCGTCGGGGCGCTGCGTCGCCAAAATCAGGTGAATCCCGGCGGCCCGCCCTTTTTGACATATTCGCTGCACGGAGGTTTCCAGAGCCTCGCGGGTCTGTTTGGTGATAATCATGTCCGCGTACTCGTCGATAAGGATCACGCGCCGTTTCAGCCTGTTGGCGGCTTTGGCGTTGAAAGCGGTGATATCTGAAACTTCCATGTTTTCCATCAGAACATAGCGGCGTTCCATTTCTTCTGTTGCGGAACTGAGAGCCTCCAGAGCGGCTCCGGTGTCCAACAGGAGACTCCCCTCCTCAAGACAGCGGAGGTTTTTCATGTCCGTGAAGGTAACTCGTTTGGGGTCGATCAGGCTGAAATTCACACTGTCCCGGGGGGCGCACAGAAGCAGAGAAATCACAATCGAGCGCAGAAGGACACTTTTGCCGCTGCCCGAAGTTCCGCCGATCAGAATACTGGTCATCATCGGATCGGCAAGGTCCACCCACAGGGCTTTTCCTTCAATGTCCAGTCCCAGAGGAAACGCCGCCTCCGACTTCGGGCGCGTGTGTTCTCCCTTTTTCAGGAGGTCCGTCAGGCTCAGACCCTGTCTCTCTTTTCTGGGAATATCGACACTGACGTAACCGTTCTGAGCCTGGATCAGCGGCTGGGTGGCAAGGCCCATATGGACCCGCAGATCATCGGCAAGCCCTTCAATTTTTTGTACTCTGGCGCCCTTCTTTATGTCCGGCTTCACCTTCAGACGGATAAAAGCCGGACTGTAAAGACAGCCCTCATCCGAAACATAAACGTTACAGGCCTGCAGGACACTGAGCAGCTGGGTCATGCGCTCCAGCCCCTCGCCGAAATCCTCGTCCTGCGTCGGCAAAGAGGAACGTTCACCCCATTCCTGGTCACATCGGGCGTCATAAGGGCACAGAGAGCACAGCCCTGAGTCGGCCGCCTGGGGAAGGGGCAGGCGTTTTTCCAGGACCTGCCTCGCCGTTTCGAACAGATACGGAAGATTGCCCATCATCGTTTTGACATCGCCGGAGGCAAAACTGCAGGGCGCGTCGTCTTCCAGACCGATGAGTTTCACGGCAGGGACGATTCCCGCAGCGGAAGAAACCAGCCACGCGTAAAGGAGGGTTTGCGAGAGTCCAACCGTCACATCCGGCATTTTGAAACCCTTGAACTCAAACAAAACGGCCTCGCCCGCGTCTGGATTGAAGAGCAGAGCATCGTATCGGCCGGTCACCTTCAACACCTGCCCGTCAGGAAAGGCCCAGACCCCCTTCAGAGTTTTTTCCGGGCTGTGGAAAACCGCGTTCAGACGCTCTTCAGGGGAGGAAAACAGCGAGGGAATATCCAACAGAAAATCAGCCAGACATTCGACCCAGAAGGTCGTCGCCCGGGCTATGGCCTGAACCTGAAGGGACGTCAGTTTTTTACTGTGAGTCATCAGAAAAGAAGAAAAATAATGTTCCCGCACCAGGTCGTTAAGGCGTTTATTAAGATTTTTCTGCCCGCCGGCAAAGACTTTTATCAGAGCCTGACGGCACGGGGACTCTCCATCCGCCGCGTCGGAGTGGAACCTGCCGACAATTTGGCTGTGAAAAAGCGAGCCATAGGAGACTTTTTTCTTTCCGGCACTCCCCGCCTGCCAGGCGTTCTTTTCCCCCTGTTCCTGAAAAGCCAGCAGCCTTGGACAGCGCTGACAAAGGGACAATGCGGTAACCACAATTTTCTGTTCCATGGTTATTTCAGCATGACGAGCCTGTCGTCCGTGCTCTCATACAATCTGAAGCGCTCATCACGCTTACTGATGAACTCCAGCAGCAGGTCATACGTGATCTGATCTCCGCTTTTCACCAGCTGACCCAGCAAAATCGTCACGGTCATGAACTGCATCGATGATTTTTTGAGGATGGAAATAATTTTTTTTTCCAGACCCGTTTTTCCCAGAGGCATATCCGGAGGCGTCACCGCAGGAGGGTTAGTGATGGGGGCCTCCACGGGAGGAATCTCCAAAAAATTTTTATTGAAGTCTTTTTTCATATAAAGTGAAAATTCTTCCTCTGTGGCGGGACGAAAACCAAACGCGGGCGGCAGGAGAATATCCCCGGCTTCCAGCTTAAAAATCAACGAGGTCAGCCCATACCAGTCGATGGCCCGAGAATGATCCAAAAACAGCGTCAGTCCGCGCCTCGCGTCAAAATCATCCTTGACCTCATGGACTTTTTTCCATCGTGTCCTGTCCTTAAAAACACAGCGCTGATCCATAATATAGTAACAGCGTCCGTCCGGATTTTTTTCCAGGAAGCTCACGCCCCGCCTGAAAGCGGCCTCCACCGTTTTGGGATGTTCGGCGGTGTTGATGATAAAGGCGCAGGGCGCTTCAAGGTTTTCCTCAATTCGCACTTTTCCCGCCAGCGTCACAAATTTGTCGGGCCCGGCAGCCAGCTCTCCATATTCAGGCCGGCTCTGCAGCCAGGCCCGCAGAGCCCTCGACAAACGCTCCGTATCCGGCGGCCACACGTCGAAATCGGCCGCAACCTTGCTTCGTTCGCGCCGATATTCGTCCGCGAAAAATTTGACGACGTCCGCTTCTTCCGGAACCGCCGGCCCCTGTTTTTCAGGGTGCCGGATAACGTCATTGGCAAGTTCGATCACCTGACGAGGGGGATAACCTTCCTTCAGTTTATTCTCCAGCCGGGTCATCAGCCACTGATATTTCTCTCCGGCGTCGTCCGGGAACCTGCGTTCAACTCGAATTTTCAGAAGTTCCTGAGCCTGAACGACCGAGCAGCCCTGCAGACGTTCCACATTATTTTTCAGCCGCTGAATTACAGCCTGGTCAAGGTGAGGGACAAAACGCTGGTCCCAGGTTCCGATACGAACAAAGGCCAGCGGCAGAATGCTGCTCACGTCGTTGACCAAAAAATGGATCATATCCCCGAAAGCCTGAAGCACTCCTGTATCTTTCATCCCATCAAGCTGATCAAAACAGAGGATCATCGGCATGGAACAGTATTCAAGCAGCAGACCCATAGATAAAATGAGATCGTGAGCTTCTTCTTCCAGTTCATAATCGTTCATCGACGAGCGATCGGGCAATTTGAGCACATCGGTACAGTCCTGATCGACGCATCCCTGAAGCCAGCGCAAAATCAAACTCCGTTTCTTTTTGTCACGATAATCGGAAACGGCCTTCAGGAGGCTCTCACTGAGGTCCGGGTAACGGTTTTTGAAATAGTCTTTTCCGGTACTTTCAAAGTTAAATCCCACGTGATCTTCCCGATAGCGCTGCAGAATTTTCGTCACAAAATACTCGAACTGCGGAATTTGCGGGTGCTTGCCCGGAGAAGACCTGTCCGAAACACGAACTCTCGCCAGGTTGACCGCAATCTCGCGCAGAAGATGACGCATGGGTTTTTGGGGATTCAGCAGGGGTTTCACGGAGACAAACGCAGCCGAAATGTCATTTTGTCGGGTGTAATCCAAAAGGCGTTTCAAAAAATGCGTCTTGCCCATTCCTGAGTCGCCCAGAACAAGGCCCGCCATCGAAATTCTCGGATTCTGATTTTTTGCCTGAATCAAACGGCAAATATTTCCATAGGCCGCCTGATTCAGGGATGCCACGTCAGGGTCCTGATTTTCCCAGGGAGCGGCCGCCGTTCCGGAGGAAAAGGGATTGTTCCGGGACAGCTGATCCCGGATAACATCGAAAGTGTCCATTGTAGTCTCCATTATTGCCGCCACATCATCGTCAACATGCGGAAATTGTTTTCATCCACGAAACTCGCCTGAAGCTCATCGGGGGTGAAGTAATCCGTATCTCCGCCCTGCAGCTGCAATTTTCCCGCATCTCGGAGCCGGCGCAGCATTGCGTCAAATTCTTTTTCAGGCCAGTTCAGACGGCGGCGCATGTCACAAATACGCACGTAGAATTTTCCCCGCTCCAGTTCCTGAAACGCGGCCCGGAACTTTTCTTCGGAAACGTCCGCCACCGGCGGCACGGGTTCGGGCTGTTCCGCTTCAGAGCGTTTTTCTTCAGACCGAAATGCCGTGTTGTCCGCGGGATAGAGTTTCAGGTTGTAGTTATCGCCAAGCCGCACCTGAACCTTACCCTGTTCCAACAGGCGATTCAGGACGGAAATAAACTCTTTTTTGGA harbors:
- a CDS encoding type II toxin-antitoxin system RelB/DinJ family antitoxin, producing MAQATINVRIDEDVKKSFDAFCAEVGLNASVAVNMFIRAVLRSRSIPFEITDAMDDVSKEEVLAQALRATLLARLKEGEEAERWIGHETVMRDARKIVGSARGSKQTDM
- a CDS encoding 4Fe-4S binding protein; its protein translation is MSKYVPASQINDQVTWQDISPGGDIRESGNATLVNTGNWRTMIPTYVESKCKQCMLCVPVCPDVSIPVKDGKRLNFDYEHCKGCGICYKVCPFGAITFAKEEK
- a CDS encoding GNAT family N-acetyltransferase, with protein sequence MILTDIRFCTTEDIDQILQIDRTSPWPWPEKVIQQDLSDRSGEVTYLGAFSSLGDRLLGYAVLGEEKGEGLLMNLVVIPEYRRQSIGQQLVFAVGECAESLGFTRLSLRVRYSNHGALKLYRGLGFKNDARRESFYSDGDMAYFMSRSLPVSLQEDRRP
- the porA gene encoding pyruvate ferredoxin oxidoreductase; this translates as MGIRERLSGNEAVAFAMKQINPDVMGAFPITPSTEIPQYFSQYVANGEVDTEFVAVESEHSAMSCCIGAQAAGGRAITATSSCGLAFMWEMLYVAASCRLPITLACVNRSLSGPININNDHSDSMGARDSGWIQLYAETNQEAYDNFCMAMRIGEHPDVRLPVMTCQDGFITSHAIENIDLLEDDKVKAFVGEYKPECSLLNGPLSIGPYDTPAYFMEHKYQQALAMRNAKKVILDVAKEFKAISGREYGLFEEYRMDDAERAIVLIGSSAGTAKAMVNELRGKGEKVGLIKLRSFRPFPSAELAHALAKMKAVAVLDKAESFSSAGGPIFAETRSACYNLPNAPKMVNYIYGLGGRDVKVEDIAFVYNRLAEIVKTGSEGDVYRYLAVRGQEV
- a CDS encoding pyruvate ferredoxin oxidoreductase (catalyzes the formation of acetyl-CoA from pyruvate and coenzyme A), with protein sequence MAYDLRQELSKPERISGGHRMCAGCGSPVAIRGVLRALNPEDKAVIGVATGCLEVSTIMYPYTAWKDSAIHTAFACAGATTSGAEACYKALKKKGKINETRKFITFGGDGGTYDIGFQSLSGAMERGHDMVYVCYDNEAYMNTGIQRSSSTPLFADATTSPAGTAIAGKQQMKKDLTEVMAAHNIPYVGQTTFVGNMKDLHEKAHKAIYTPGAAFLNIMAPCPRGWRYPTEELMNICRLAVETCVWPLYEVVEGKWILSYQPKKKLPVEDYLRPQGRFAHLFHKGNEWMIESWQKAVDKKWETLLKKSA
- a CDS encoding cytidylate kinase-like family protein, with the protein product MENLVITISREFGSGGRLIGERLAEKLGFTFYDSRLISLAAGKSGLDPQVFENAEEEARSKFLFNLSIGGYVSTSMFSQVSVPISDQIFFAQSKVIEEIAEQGNCVIIGRCANYILRERPRLFRVFLYGDVKDRCRRIVEDYGMAEDKVEAQIAQVDKGRKNYYEHYTNEVWGDLKSYDLSLNTSFTGIDVAVKVISAAVQAV
- a CDS encoding type II toxin-antitoxin system RelE/ParE family toxin produces the protein MPKYKVVYLESARRDIGEAVFYIADTLRNPAAAESLLDSIDEKTRILREGLWKGQSLKNHSSGLFADVDLSWCRVRNYYLFFRIDEREKVIRVYHFSHKLRGLAHVLKETESF
- a CDS encoding 2-oxoacid:acceptor oxidoreductase family protein, which translates into the protein MIEIRWHGRGGQGAKTASLLLADAAFNTGKFVQGFPEYGPERMGAPITAYNRISDERCTIHSNIYDPDYVVVVDATLLSAVDVTRGLKPNGAIIINSDKSPEELRPLLKGYTGKVCTIDAAKISEEELGRNFPNTPMLGAVVKVSGIIPEEEFAADMEGSFKHKFATKPQVIEGNMKALKRSMKEVKGL
- a CDS encoding adenylosuccinate synthase, giving the protein MKGKVDIIVGAQWGDEGKGKVVDMMGSDIDVFVRYQGGANAGHTVIVEGKKIVFHLLPSGMLYPGKLCMLGNGVVMEPEQILQELHELHERHQDRARLVISPAAHVVMPYHKILDKAQEAFRGKGHMIGTTGRGIGPCYVDKFARSGLRVADLLDGDRLRELLSAILEEKNQLLTKMYGEKPLAMDEIYEPALNWGKALAPYVGDTVGLLHDALDEGKRVLLEGAQATLLDIDHGTYPYVTSSSTSAAGGFTGTGLPISSVDRVIAVVKAYTTRVGEGPMPTEDKEEIGETLRTKGGEFGATTGRPRRCGWLDMVGLRYAVRLNGASAIALTKLDVLTGMKEIQVCTAYELNGTKVDRFNPAASVLGECRPLYESMPGWQEDISGCTTFESLPAAAQAYVQYIEKHLDTPVKLIGVGGDRLQTINRGL
- a CDS encoding PD-(D/E)XK nuclease family protein: MVTALSLCQRCPRLLAFQEQGEKNAWQAGSAGKKKVSYGSLFHSQIVGRFHSDAADGESPCRQALIKVFAGGQKNLNKRLNDLVREHYFSSFLMTHSKKLTSLQVQAIARATTFWVECLADFLLDIPSLFSSPEERLNAVFHSPEKTLKGVWAFPDGQVLKVTGRYDALLFNPDAGEAVLFEFKGFKMPDVTVGLSQTLLYAWLVSSAAGIVPAVKLIGLEDDAPCSFASGDVKTMMGNLPYLFETARQVLEKRLPLPQAADSGLCSLCPYDARCDQEWGERSSLPTQDEDFGEGLERMTQLLSVLQACNVYVSDEGCLYSPAFIRLKVKPDIKKGARVQKIEGLADDLRVHMGLATQPLIQAQNGYVSVDIPRKERQGLSLTDLLKKGEHTRPKSEAAFPLGLDIEGKALWVDLADPMMTSILIGGTSGSGKSVLLRSIVISLLLCAPRDSVNFSLIDPKRVTFTDMKNLRCLEEGSLLLDTGAALEALSSATEEMERRYVLMENMEVSDITAFNAKAANRLKRRVILIDEYADMIITKQTREALETSVQRICQKGRAAGIHLILATQRPDAKVVTGVIKANLQLRVALKVTSQTNSQIILGEGVGQAQSLLGNGDMLVGGSIPIQRLQGPLASTDLLGREFFTE